From the genome of Rhineura floridana isolate rRhiFlo1 chromosome 7, rRhiFlo1.hap2, whole genome shotgun sequence, one region includes:
- the LOC133388620 gene encoding pulmonary surfactant-associated protein A-like, with protein sequence MLSSQLIHIFMAAVVLLVPGDAQSTCPGAIGPQGPPGSNGLPGMPGQRGIQGEKGDHGPAGLPASQDAKLQHDLKELKWRITRMESALALNGKIVIAGSKLFATTERTADFDNTVRICKAAHGSIASPTNKEENDAVMSFVKEFNTYAYLGITEGHVPGEFQLMNGKPLRFINWYKNEPQGKGAEKCVEMYGDGTWNDKACDKYRLIVCEF encoded by the exons ATGCTGTCATCTCAGCTGATTCATATCTTCATGGCAGCAGTTGTCCTGCTGGTACCAGGTGATGCTCAGTCAACATGTCCGGGAGCTATAG GTCCTCAAGGTCCTCCTGGAAGTAATGGGCTCCCTGGTATGCCAGGGCAAAGGGGCATACAAGGCGAGAAGGGAGATCATGGGCCAGCAG gtctgCCTGCATCTCAGGATGCTAAATTACAACATGACCTCAAGGAACTCAAATGGAGAATCACCAGAATGGAAAGCg CCTTGGCTTTGAATGGAAAGATTGTAATAGCTGGCAGCAAACTGTTTGCCACTACTGAGAGGACCGCTGATTTTGACAATACAGTAAGAATATGCAAAGCGGCTCATGGCAGTATTGCCTCTCCAACAAATAAAGAGGAGAATGATGCTGTTATGAGCTTTGTTAAAGAGTTTAACACATATGCTTACCTAGGCATTACTGAGGGGCATGTTCCTGGGGAATTCCAGCTCATGAATGGGAAACCCCTGAGATTTATAAACTGGTATAAAAATGAGCCTCAGGGCAAAGGGGCAGAGAAATGTGTTGAAATGTACGGTGATGGCACCTGGAATGACAAAGCATGTGATAAATACCGCCTCATTGTCTGCGAATTTTAA